A single region of the Planctomycetota bacterium genome encodes:
- the rplT gene encoding 50S ribosomal protein L20 — protein sequence MMRVKSAVARHKRVKKTMQLAKGYDQGRHRLYRTAKETIMKARVDAYFGLKRKKRDYRRLWITRLTAALRAKGVTYSKFINGLKKANMDLNRKILSNMAISDPTTFDKIVAMATSQN from the coding sequence ATTATGCGCGTAAAATCAGCAGTCGCCAGGCACAAACGAGTCAAGAAGACCATGCAGTTGGCCAAGGGCTATGACCAGGGCCGGCACCGGCTCTATCGCACGGCCAAAGAGACCATTATGAAGGCGCGGGTGGACGCCTATTTCGGCCTGAAGCGCAAGAAGCGCGACTACCGCCGGCTCTGGATTACCCGCCTGACCGCCGCCCTCAGGGCCAAAGGCGTTACCTACAGCAAGTTCATCAACGGGTTAAAGAAAGCCAATATGGATCTGAACCGGAAGATACTTTCCAATATGGCTATTTCTGACCCGACCACCTTTGATAAAATCGTGGCTATGGCGACATCGCAAAACTGA